In Erigeron canadensis isolate Cc75 chromosome 6, C_canadensis_v1, whole genome shotgun sequence, the following are encoded in one genomic region:
- the LOC122604729 gene encoding protein ALP1-like: MRDYFVENPKFDPVWFRERFRMSQRLFLNIVADIEQRFVYFQQRIDRSGRKSLAAIQNCTSAVEQLGTGNPPDNFDDYLCMAARTSRESLDHFCSAVIELYRDEYLRRPTSHDVARLYEAHERRHKIPGMLGSLDCTHFVWRNCPKALKGQYKRGDHPYPTVTLEAVASQDLWIWHAFFGPPGSLNDINVLMQSTLYMRERNSTAPDSSFTVNDCRYKRGYYLTDGIYPRWATHVKVMPYPTETNDKKFKKVQESARKDVERAFGVLKGKWGILNRPLRAMTVDKITNIVHACIILHNMIIKDDGRAISPVRIVDRGVQVVYNHDAVDEIEDEEVHHRLRYDLTEHVCVRFRRESMCRAVPCHATRRVVVVSPLFPLFSGRLSPLS; this comes from the exons ATGCGTGACTACTTTGTTGAAAACCCAAAGTTTGACCCGGTTTGGTTTCGTGAAAGATTTCGAATGAGTCAAAGGTTGTTTTTGAATATTGTTGCTGATATTGAGCAACGGTTCGTTTACTTTCAACAACGTATAGATCGGTCGGGGAGAAAGAGTTTAGCTGCCATACAAAATTGCACATCCGCGGTGGAACAGCTCGGAACGGGCAACCCTCCAGATAACTTTGATGACTACTTGTGCATGGCAGCAAGAACTTCTCGCGAAAGTCTTGATCATTTTTGCAGCGCAGTCATCGAGTTATATCGTGACGAGTACTTACGTAGGCCGACTAGTCATGATGTTGCCCGGTTGTACGAAGCGCATGAACGGAGACACAAGATTCCGGGAATGCTAGGAAGTCTTGATTGTACGCATTTTGTTTGGAGAAATTGTCCCAAAGCGTTGAAGGGACAATACAAGAGAGGTGATCATCCATACCCAACAGTTACGCTTGAAGCTGTTGCTTCACAagacttgtggatttggcatgcttttttTGGTCCTCCAGGGTCGCTCAACGATATCAATGTCTTGATGCAATCGACTTTGTATATGAGGGAGCGAAATTCGACGGCTCCTGACTCGTCTTTTACCGTAAACGACTGTCGTTATAAACGGGGATACTATCTTACCGATGGAATCTATCCTAGGTGGGCAACTCATGTCAAGGTAATGCCATATCCGACTGAAACAAATGACAAGAAGTTCAAGAAAGTTCAAGAATCGGCAAGAAAGGATGTGGAGCGAGCGTTTGGtgttttgaaaggaaaatggGGGATTTTGAATCGGCCATTGCGAGCGATGACGGTCGACAAGATTACTAACATTGTGCACGCGTGTATTATATTGCACAACATGATTATAAAGGATGATGGAAGGGCAATATCACCGGTTCGTATTGTGGATAGGGGAGTTCAAGTGGTTTATAACCACGATGCTGTGGATGAgatagaagatgaagaagttcATCATCGTCTTCGATATGATCTTACAGAGCAC GTTTGTGTCCGGTTTAGGCGGGAGTCCATGTGCCGTGCCGTGCCGTGCCATGCCACAAGAAGGGTGGTGGTGGTTTCACCTTTATTCCCTTTGTTTTCTGGTCGGTTGAGCCCACTTTCATGA